A window of Fusobacterium simiae contains these coding sequences:
- a CDS encoding ABC transporter substrate-binding protein, translating into MKKRFLTTLLGASLLLVACGGEKAADKPAAEAETVKIGAIGPLTGPVAIYGISATNGLKLAVDEINANGGILGKQVELNLLDEKGDSTEAVNAYNKLVDWGMVALVGDITSKPSVAVAEVAAQDGIPMITPTGTQLNITEAGSNIFRVCFTDPYQGEVLANFAKDKLGAKTVAVMSNNSSDYSDGIANAFVKEAENQGIEVVAREGYSDGDKDFRAQLTKIAQKNPDVLFVPDYYEQDSLIAIQAREVGLKSIITGSDGWDGVVKTVDPSSYPAIENVYFANHYSAKDSNEKVQNFIKNYKEKYNDDPSAFSALSYDTAYLLKAAIEKAGTTDKEAVTKAIKEIEFDGITGHLTFDEKNNPVKSITIIKIVNGDYTFDSVVSK; encoded by the coding sequence ATGAAAAAAAGATTTTTAACTACATTATTAGGTGCTTCACTTCTATTAGTGGCTTGTGGAGGAGAAAAGGCAGCAGATAAACCAGCAGCAGAAGCTGAAACAGTAAAAATTGGAGCTATTGGACCATTAACTGGACCAGTTGCAATTTATGGAATATCAGCAACTAATGGATTAAAATTAGCCGTTGATGAAATAAATGCAAATGGTGGAATACTTGGAAAACAAGTTGAATTAAATTTATTAGATGAAAAAGGAGATTCAACAGAAGCAGTAAATGCATATAATAAACTTGTTGATTGGGGTATGGTTGCATTAGTTGGAGATATTACATCTAAACCAAGCGTTGCAGTAGCAGAAGTTGCCGCTCAAGATGGAATTCCAATGATAACACCAACTGGAACACAACTTAATATTACAGAGGCAGGTTCTAACATCTTTAGAGTATGTTTTACAGATCCATATCAAGGAGAAGTTTTAGCAAATTTTGCAAAAGATAAATTAGGAGCAAAGACAGTAGCAGTCATGTCTAATAATTCAAGTGATTATTCTGATGGAATTGCAAATGCTTTTGTAAAAGAAGCTGAAAATCAAGGAATTGAAGTTGTAGCTAGAGAAGGATATTCAGATGGAGATAAAGATTTTAGAGCTCAACTTACAAAAATTGCTCAAAAAAATCCAGATGTATTATTTGTACCAGATTATTATGAACAAGATAGTTTAATTGCTATACAAGCAAGAGAAGTTGGTTTAAAATCAATTATAACTGGTTCTGATGGGTGGGACGGAGTTGTTAAAACAGTAGATCCATCTTCATATCCAGCAATAGAAAATGTATATTTTGCTAATCACTATTCAGCAAAAGATAGTAATGAAAAAGTACAAAACTTTATTAAAAACTATAAAGAAAAATATAATGATGATCCATCTGCATTTTCTGCTTTAAGTTATGATACAGCATACCTTTTAAAAGCTGCAATAGAAAAAGCAGGAACTACTGATAAAGAAGCAGTAACTAAGGCTATAAAAGAAATTGAATTTGATGGAATTACTGGACATTTAACTTTTGATGAAAAGAATAATCCTGTTAAAAGTATAACTATAATTAAAATAGTAAATGGAGATTATACATTTGATTCAGTAGTATCGAAATAA